ATCTCTGGCTGTGAAGCCGTACTGAACACTTGATGGGTGATTATTGCAACGTTTTTGTGACTTACATATTTTTCCATAATAAAGCATTCAATGTCTGACATAATGtttgaaataaatgcatgtaAGGTGATTGATATCATGTGAGATGGCACACTTATTGAGGTAaatcaactttaaaaaatatgtgaATTAGAATTACACATGTAATCTGAGAGCCTCTGCTCTTTGTCCATTTGCAATATTACTTCCTGTGATATTATCACAACTCTGACAATGTCCCAATATCCAGGATTGAATACGTGAtattaaaatcacacacacatacacacatacaataggATTTCTTTCAAGGTTTTAAAACTATGACTGAACACACCTACATTCCCTGATGAgtcacaaaaacagacactggGCACTTTGCAGATGGGATGCCTGATATGAAGTCATACCAATATTCGTCCAATCTCAGTGTAAAActtaataattttcttttttagcgAAGCAGAGTGATAAAATGTGAGATACTAATGTACTGACATCATTTCTGAGTGGAGTGATGAGTAGCCTAAAGCTGTGattaacagactgaaagtctgaGCTTAGGAAGAACATGAACTATGATCCTaaaatcctctctctctctctgtcacactcaaacacacactcaaacacactcacgCAAACAATCCTTTCCTTTTGTAAGCAGTTATTGCTTCTTCTGaagtacagttaaaaaaaagacgTAACACTAAAGAAAGGAGTGAAACAAGAGACACACTTCGGCAAGGGTCAGGCTCACAGTTGCGGGTCAGTATTACAGTTTCTCTTCACAGTGATTGGTGACTGACTATCTTTGCTACACTCCAAAGAATTACCAAGGAGACAAACATCAAAGCTCAACACGTCCTCGACCCTCGACACGATACTTTCCTTTCTCCAGCTGACTCTTCATCTTTTACCCAGTCAAACCAGTGCTACATTATTACCAGCATTTCAGCTAATTTACCTTCATCAAGTGACATCTTCTGGTGGTGGTGAGATGGTCTATAAGTGCACCTCAAGTGTGAGGTCAAACAGATACTGCTGAAGGTGGGATCCTGCCCCCTGCTGGAGGTGGTCAGGACTGCTACATCTACTCTGAGAGGCTGACTGGAGGGGTGAGGGGGGTGAGAGGTGGAGGTAGGGCGATAAGGGCCAATATTGAGGGAGAAGACGGGTATTTGGATTTTGGCTCAGACAGACATCTGATTAACACAAAACCCCACAAGGATACAGCACGCTGGGGACAAGAAAAGGCGGAGGAGTGGGGTGGTAGAGAGGTTAATCACTCATGATAATCTGTCACTCACCATGTATCTCAATGTCAACCTCCCCACAAGGCAAACCACTCTGAGGGAAGGTCGGGGAGGCAGGTTCACTGCAGAAACCCGCCTCCCAAAGCTCAAAAACCCCAAAGTACAGTAAATGACTTACAGTATGTCTTCCCTCTACAGTTTGACATGTCAAAAGCAAAGGGTGAAAGCACATGAaaagcacaaagaaacaaacaaccCGACACACAAAAATCCAACGTTTAAAACAGGCAGAGCAACACAACATTTGTATGTTCTTGTACCCACAAAGATCTCAAGATATATAGAATAATATATAGGCTCAGACCAAACGAACCAAACGAGAAAAACAGGGGAGGGAATTCTTATGTACCTGAAACAGCAGCATCAGTGGCATCGCATAGGGATCTTAGAACATAAACAGCACACGTAATGCACAGTCACGTAGAGCATTTTAGTGCATACGATATTATGTACAACACCGATATCCTTGGGTGATAATTGTAGCTTTACTGGAGAGCACTGGGACAGGTTTAAAACTAGTTGGTGATGCTCTTAGATGGAAGAGTGTGGCAGGGAGGAGGGCGAGTAACCTGTTGTCTAGAGATTATGTAATTCTCAGTATTTTAGTCTCCCTTTTTTGACTGATAAACTTTCCCCTGTTGGTTTAGAAAATGGGCCAGTGATTGACCATACCCCACATTGCATGCCTGTCCCACACAGCAGTGTCTCCTCCCCATCCCTCCCCACCCTTTTACCCTCCCTTGTATTCCCTAGGTATTTGTAGTTAAAGACAGGCCATGCGGCAGCAGTCACTCATGCTGATACAGATAACAGGAAGCACGTTTTGGTTgctagttttttttgtttgtgtttggtttttgttttatacGAAATCATGCTTCTAGCCTAGTagtagatgtgtttttttctccacggtttcttaaaaaaaaaggtaataaaaacTACAAGTAAATCCGTATCCTTCTCTTCGTGCTGATAGTCGGCAGAGCCACTGTAGTTGTCATGGCGTTGGTGTCTGTTGCCCTTCATTTcggtctgtctgccttttcATATATGTTCTTCCTCCTGTCAGCTGCTGCTGGTCATGTGTCCATGTAGGATGGTTTTGGTGAAGGGGTTGAATCCTGCGGAGAActctgtggagagagggaaACACGCTGATGTAGGACAAGCCACACGTTTGTCTTGCTACATCCGACTAGAGCAAAAACTCATCAGTGATCTACAGAGCAAATGACATGCAAGCTGCAGTAGGTCAATGCAAATGTGAGTGTTTTTGAATCCAATATATGTATACTGATAAATGCAGCCTTTAAAATGGCCTTGGCAAAATTGTTTCTTTGAAATTCCCTTCAATTGATGCTCATAAATCACCCTCTTATTTTAATCAGTCActataaaacaacacattagCTCTGCAGAAGcattcaagcaaaaatggttGGCATAAGTGGTTTAATATTCAGTAGTCGTTTGAAATCAGTAATCTCTGGAATGTCATGGCCTTTATGTTAGAAAGGGCaagtcacacacacgcacacacacacacacacacacacacaccacagtggCTCCAGATAGCAAGGACACAGGACAACTGGCCTTGCAGCTTTGAACTTAAGagcactttactttttttttggttagtTGTTTTGCTGAGTGCACATTGTGCCAACCCTTTTCCAGCTTGTCACAACATGCATGAAGAAATAAACTGGCCTGACATAATTTATTGCGAAGCAATAGTGATCTATTTGCATCAAACTTGTGTTGTCTGTATGGCATTATATTGAGTGCACAATGGGACATTTGgaacacagaaatgtattttttgcacGTAGATAAATTACATAATGTAGAGAAATTATTATCATGCAAagaatgatttaatttaaacatacaaaaatcaATTCTGTGCCCAGTACATTTAGTTGCCTGTTTGCTATTTATTCACAAATAAAAGTCCATACATCTGATATTAACATGACAAAGCGTTTGCCAGAAGGCAAGCAGCCTGAATTTCTATTGTTCAGGTTGTAAAAACTGGAAGAACTTACATACtctctaaaattaaaaatgaaaattactgGGGAATTATGTATCATCTCAGGTTTATATGGATGTGTCTTACCACTGATACTCCAAATCACCTGCATTAATACATTCTATCTTAGACAAACTTATgttagacaaaaaaaatgtttgtcatgGAATGTCTCCATTTCCTGATGatacttttattatatttttgtactttgtgggcaaaaaataattaagaatgACAGgcatcttttttttgtgtgtgtaattcatATTTTAACCATTTGTTAAATTGAAGATTCAAGTCTCATTACATATCATTAGTACTGAATTAAAGGTACATTTAATCCAGAGAGACTGGATTAAATGGTCTAGCAAACAGGTCAGACGAGGCACTGTGGGTCAGTCCCGTACCTGCGGGGACGCAGCACTCAGTCTGCCTCACTGCTTAACTCTCCGCAGACTGGCGCATTTCACTATCTGAGCACCTTTCTTCACATCCACAGTATCGGGCTACATCAGGGGGGAGGGGATTGGCGGCAGACGAGGTGCAAGGATTGAGAAGAGGTGGGATGACAGGAGCAGAACAAGAGGTTGACGGAACGTTAGTAAGGGGAGAGTGAAATAAAGGTGACGtgacaggaagaaaaagatgagggagaaaaaaagaaatggaacaACAGAGGAAGGAAATAGTGCCACAAGGAAAGAGGggacagaaaaacaggaaaaacaacagatgaGATGTAATTGAGAGAGACAAATAAGtaaagggagaggaaagaggggggaaaaaagaaagaaattatgtATAAACAGTCAAGCAAAGACAGAAGTGATGGGTGGCAGAAAGACAGTTGAAGATAAGAGGGCATCAGAAACATCTGCAGTCTTTGAGATTCAGAGTAGACCTGTGTCAAATAATATTtgcaaattcttttttttttactgatttctTGATATTTAGATGGATGGGATCTGACCACATAGGTCAATACACAAAGTGCAAGAAAGTTTACACAATCAAAggaatgtttattttattttatggatACCCTAATATTCTGAATTGTCTTGATGTGTTAAACCCCAATCCTCTGCTACTTCCTGCaggtaaattaaaaaacaaaagttgaaagattgtaaataatatttgacCCAGCTCTGATGCAGAGAGCCTTGCAGGTTTGAGTGATACAGCACAGTCGCATTTGAAGGACTATAAACTTTAATGAAGGACAGAAGAGTCAGTCATTGAGATAACTGACGGGGGCAGAATGGAAAATATAGCCACTGCAAGGAGCCATGATcaattcattcagtcattaatGTGCAAGAAACAAACATAAGTGTAGGTGCAGCTTAGTGATGACTAAAATGATGAACTGTGAGTACTTCACCCAAAGCAATAACAGCACCAGAGCAAAGTGGACTCATTAGGTCCTCTTGCATGCAGAAGATGAACATGAGGTAATAATATTTGGGTGGAGATTAATGTAACAGAAAGTCAGCAATCAAACAATTACCCAACCAAACTTTGCACTCAATCTTCGCTAGTGATTTAGGTCTGACACATAATAGAACAGGACTATTGCTTTTAAGATTACGACACCACACATACAAACTGTGTTCTCAGCCTATGTTACTGAAGCTCATGCAGGTTAAGCTACTCAAGGACTGTCGGAATACGCCTGGGAAACCACGATGAGATGAGACTTTCAAGCTCACTGCTGCGCAGAGTCCCCTGTTCACTATAAATGAGCTAGTACATGgatttaaatcaaacaaaacctCATCAGATGGTGTTCAGCTGTTATCATCTGATCTGATTCAGTCCATTTGGGCTCTAAGTGCTCCCTGCACATCCTAGCTAATAACGGGAGCCTCAGGTGTTGCAACAGAGAGCTGTCTGCAGATCAGAAGCCCACCTTGCTGCTGTCCTGGCCCAGGATGGCGTAGCTCATGAACTGCTCAGCATCAACCTCCAGCTCGTTGGCGTCCTGCAGAGAGCCCTCCATGCTCACCTCCTGAACCCCCTCCTCACCTGAACCCTTCCCTCTGCGCACAACCTTACGCACAAtctatcacaaacacacacagaagggtGGGAGAGAGTGATGGATGGAAGCAGAGAGTGGGAATAAGACAGTGAAAAGACAGAGTtggtgaaatataaaaaaatggtTATGGAGAAAATACTCATCGtctttttaaaagaacaaaattaagTCTATTTTTGggggacatacagtatatctatagTGTAATGTTGTATGTGATGAATGCTGATGAGTACTGTGCCAGTGACATAAGGGAAACAATTACTGGACCCCAGTTTAAGAATACAGTATAAAACCATGTTGAAATGGCTGACCTTTTTTGTGACAATGTTTCCATGTTCATCCGTGAACTGTTCCTCGCTTACTTGCTCCCCAGGAAGATCTTCAACCTCGTCGCCCTGTGAACAGAAACGCATTTGTACCCTTAAAAATTTGTTTCTGAAGAAACCATAAACAGTACTTCCTTCCTCTTGAAAGTGCTGGACTTACATTTTAGTGTAACTGTTACAAGATACAATCTCCCAAAGTATAAAAAGTTCAGAAAACTCAGGATGGTGTAGAAACAATTAGCACCCAGTAAATTATGGACTTAAAGCatgttttaaaatagctgtCACTGCAGTAATTATTTGCATGCCATAAACCCCTCCACTAattggaaacacaaagaggcagATGAACGACAGATAGGTGAGGGGTTAGAGGGTTGTTTGTGGAAGTATGTAAATCCAGCAGTTGGGATCGATGGAGTTCATTAATGTCTCTTAGCGACACTTATAATTACAGTTCATGAGGTTCATGACAATGCTGTTATAGCCTCTAATAATTTGCAGCGTGTCTAAGCAGCTATTTATAAGATAATAGAAATTCTTATAGCCGGAGAAGCGAGAACAAGGGCCAGTCTAGTCTGTGGAGACCTGAATAAAACATGTCAACATTTGTGTTAGCGTTGACACAGTCTGAGATTTAGTAGGAAGAAAATGCCATAAGGCTTTTTAATAGAACTGGAGCCCAAACTTGTTGAGCCCAAGACAATCTATTTACATCCGTAACAGCAGAAGATAAATTTAGCCACATCCGTACAGTAATTTGATGCTAATTTAACAAAATTTCAATTAATGGatgatgaattattattattgtattgattcgattcagtttttgttattgtcatatACAACATTTCCTTATGTACACAGTGTCCTTAGTAAAGCCTGACAGCCATTTTTGTCACACCCACTCCACTCAAGTGCAGTAAACCCTGTCAAATCATTTACCCTTAATACCACAAACCTATCCTGCATCACTCCTGCATTTGATCAAATACACTGCATCCTTCAGCCTTTCACCAAACAGTATTTTCTCCTTATCCTGTGATTGTTGTTTTCCTGCCTCTAAATCCTTTCTCCAAATTTGTGCTCGACCgtcctctgtccctctctttgtACCTTGAGGATGACTCTGCGGCGGACCACTCTGGTGGTGACGTTCTCCTCTTCATCAGCCACTCCCTCGACCTC
This sequence is a window from Siniperca chuatsi isolate FFG_IHB_CAS linkage group LG5, ASM2008510v1, whole genome shotgun sequence. Protein-coding genes within it:
- the ank1a gene encoding ankyrin-1a isoform X16 encodes the protein MWALVTELLFSFVLLAFLVISCQNVLHIASGSVRSVLTYIHAQLDRELGEVEGVADEEENVTTRVVRRRVILKGDEVEDLPGEQVSEEQFTDEHGNIVTKKIVRKVVRRGKGSGEEGVQEVSMEGSLQDANELEVDAEQFMSYAILGQDSSKVGF
- the ank1a gene encoding ankyrin-1a isoform X15; translation: MWALVTELLFSFVLLAFLVISCQNVLHIASGSVRSVLTYIHAQLDRELGEVEGVADEEENVTTRVVRRRVILKGDEVEDLPGEQVSEEQFTDEHGNIVTKKIVRKVVRRGKGSGEEGVQEVSMEGSLQDANELEVDAEQFMSYAILGQDSSKPDTVDVKKGAQIVKCASLRRVKQ
- the ank1a gene encoding ankyrin-1a isoform X17 encodes the protein MWALVTELLFSFVLLAFLVISCQNVLHIASGSVRSVLTYIHAQLDRELGEVEGVADEEENVTTRVVRRRVILKGDEVEDLPGEQVSEEQFTDEHGNIVTKKSSPQDSTPSPKPSYMDT